A section of the Humulus lupulus chromosome 2, drHumLupu1.1, whole genome shotgun sequence genome encodes:
- the LOC133815141 gene encoding protein FAR1-RELATED SEQUENCE 5-like: MVEVHDGWENVGCIKDDLYKGICKKYSTWDDCDTSTAMGYLEAKKGPDNMFFYKYDVDKENRLKNLFWSDGTSQVDYQLFGDCLAFDSTYKTNRYGKSLVILLGSNNHDKTCVFGAALLDNETSTTYDWVLETFLKCMGGKMSSAVLTDGYKAMNKALDNIMPGVPHRICSWHILKNAMHHVHNIAFHQELKKFIFRYYKEEEWEDNWKVTVKKYRLTGNAWVEAQYGTRKQWADTFLRGIYFGGATATGRCESMNAFLKRDLQNKIPLWMFIRHFDHALSMLCYNEMKEHYKTNLTEPVLNQTTMSCVEDEISSIFTREIFTRIRKEIRRGDNYIVLKDDKIPGYTLCLVKKYIGSGLKRKVLISNDGDDVRCDCYSLETKGIPCRRIFILLKNLERRSLPIYLVNRRWLKDAKEVQLLTQGNERKCPHPEVIENSRYGGVTTQTTITSYLATRSREAFQKAMKVISELNAELEKMPPDEELKHPQNDEGIFPNNILDSQIKKTKGRPTTASLSKSFSGGAKKRKPKKSLLHCKYCGEVGHDSRNCPMQPKSTTKKNGHSKNKKKKINP, encoded by the exons ATGGTAGAAGTTCATGATGGTTGGGAAAATGTGGGATGTATCAAAGATGACTTGTACAAGGGAATCTGTAAAAAATATTCAACGTGGGATGATTGTGACACGTCCACAGCAATGGGTTATCTCGAAGCAAAAAAAGGGCCGGACAACATGTTTTTCTACAAGTATGATGTAGATAAAGAAAATAGATTGAAAAATTTATTCTGGTCTGACGGGACTTCCCAGGTTGATTACcaattatttggtgattgttTGGCTTTTGATTCTACTTACAAAACCAATag GTACGGAAAGTCATTAGTAATACTACTTGGGTCTAATAATCATGACAAAACGTGTGTGTTTGGAGCTGCACTTCTTGATAATGAGACTTCGACCACATATGATTGGGTATTGGAAACATTTTTAAAGTGCATGGGTGGTAAGATGTCGTCAGCAGTTTTGACGGACGGTTACAAAGCAATGAACAAAGCACTGGATAATATTATGCCTGGTGTTCCACATCGTATTTGCTCGTGGCACATACTAAAAAATGCAATGCACCATGTACACAATATAGCATTCcatcaagaattgaagaaatttaTTTTCAG gtATTACAAGGAGGAAGAATGGGAGGATAATTGGAAAGTGACTGTGAAGAAATATAGATTGACAGGAAATGCATGGGTGGAAGCACAATATGGCACAAGAAAGCAGTGGGCAGATACTTTTCTTCGTGGTATTTATTTTGGTGGAGCTACTGCTACCGGTAGATGTGAATCTATGAATGCATTCTTGAAAAGAGATTTGCAAAATAAAATACCATTGTGGATGTTTATACGACACTTTGACCATGCTTTATCTATGTTGTGTTACAACGAGATGAAAGAACACTACAAAACTAATTTGACTGAACCGGTTTTGAACCAGACAACTATGTCGTGTGTGGAGGATGAAATTTCTTCAATTTTCACAAGGGAAATTTTTACAAGGATAAGAAAGGAGATACGGCGTGGCGATAATTATATTGTCCTAAAGGATGATAAGATACCAGGTTACACTCTTTGTTTGGTGAAAAAATATATTGGTTCTGGATTAAAGCGCAAAGTGTTAATCTCCAACGATGGGGATGATGTGCGATGTGACTGCTATTCTCTTGAGACAAAAGGAATTCCATGTAGacgtatttttattttattgaagaaTTTGGAGAGAAGAAGTTTGCcaatttatttggtaaatagACGTTGGCTAAAAGATGCTAAAGAAGTTCAACTGTTAACTCAAGGTAATGAAAGAAAGTGTCCTCATCCTGAAGTTATTGAAAATTCTAGGTACGGTGGTGTAACCACACAAACTACTATCACGTCGTACCTTGCTACAAGATCACGAGAAGCATTTCAAAAGGCTATGAAAGTTATATCAGAGTTGAATGCAGAATTGGAAAAAATGCCACCAGATGAAGAGTTAAAACATCCTCAAAATGATGAAGGAATATTTCCTAATAATATTTTGGACTCTCAGATTAAAAAAACAAAAGGCAGACCAACTACAGCCAGTTTGTCGAAATCATTCTCTGGAGGTGCAAAGAAGAGAAAACCAAAAAAATCGCTATTACATTGCAAGTATTGTGGTGAGGTTGGACATGATTCAAGGAATTGTCCTATGCAGCCAAAGTCCACTACAAAGAAAAATGGTCATtcgaagaataagaagaaaaaaatcaatcCATGA
- the LOC133816512 gene encoding uncharacterized protein LOC133816512 yields MGVEGKGMKNKRSRSKDLEGRVGKKRQIFYDNSLSPNRIRSKLLLDRARRYRSPMKILESSSSMFESRTRRCLHSESYCSFCKEYENHVCVDEVDHDVPIPPWSFVIPDEDGDAMTINIPSDVNKGNLQIPDHVKCVGVAKVNALLTMVVGLQNILITKILESRDRLNGSNNIIHQLRRRLQLCEASQISEDHNQDIIDSSNVINK; encoded by the exons ATGGGAGTAGAGGGGAAGGGGATGAAGAATAAAAGAAGTAGATCTAAAGATTTAGAAGGAAGGGTTGGAAAGAAGAGACAAATTTTTTATGATAACTCATTGTCTCCTAATCGAATCAGGTCAAAATTGCTTTTAGATCGCGCTCGTCGGTATAGATCTCCTATGAAAATTTTGGAGTCGTCCTCTTCAATGTTCGAAAGTAGAACTCGGCGTTGTCTTCATAGTGAATCTTATTGTTCTTTTTGTAAG GAATACGAAAACCATGTATGTGTAGATGAGGTAGACCATGATGTTCCTATCCCACCATGGAGTTTTGTCATacctgatgaagatggtgatgcaatgaccattaatataccatcagatgtaaacaaagggaaccttcaaattccagaccatgtaaaatgt GTTGGGGTGGCAAAAGTAAATGCTTTGCTCACAATGGTTGttggtttgcaaaatattttaattacaaaGATCCTTGAATCTAGAGATAGGTTAAATGGTTCAAATAATATTATCCATCAACTTCGTCGTCGTCTG CAACTATGTGAAGCATCTCAAATATCTGAAGACCATAATCAAGATATCATTGATAGTAGCAATGTAATCAATAAATAG